One segment of Armatimonadota bacterium DNA contains the following:
- a CDS encoding Gfo/Idh/MocA family oxidoreductase: MPAKKNKPITAVIVGAGHRSIAYSKYSIQHPDELKIVGVADPNEYRRRQAAELFGFGSDMCFESADELTAKGQLADAVINGTMDLQHVPTAIPLLKVGYDMLLEKPIATSEAEVRQLYAVAKECGSTVMICHVLRYAPFYAKIREKVAAGEIGDLVSVMTAENVSYHHMATAFVRGKWNRLEYGSTMLMSKCCHDLDLITWMKSGIPPKAVASFGSLMQFKRENAPEGSGERCVVDCKIEKTCPYSAKKNYIEQGIWGYYAWQDIEDQEQTQENRMKSLATDNPHGRCVWRCDNDVVDHQSVAIEFSDGSTASHNMTGGTSKPCRSMHLIGTKGEIQGVLEDGYFIVRHPDARRGHEWSEERVETKVTNDAHGGGDLRLVGDFVRTLLGEPRSISCTSLEDSIYGHLIGFGADRARVERRVVDIVK, from the coding sequence TTGCCAGCCAAAAAGAACAAGCCGATCACGGCTGTAATAGTGGGCGCGGGACACCGCAGCATCGCGTATTCCAAGTATTCGATCCAGCACCCCGACGAACTGAAAATAGTCGGTGTTGCGGACCCGAATGAATATCGCCGCCGGCAGGCCGCCGAACTCTTCGGTTTCGGCTCGGATATGTGCTTTGAGTCCGCTGATGAGCTTACCGCAAAGGGGCAATTGGCCGATGCAGTGATAAACGGCACCATGGACCTCCAGCATGTGCCCACAGCAATCCCTCTGCTCAAAGTGGGCTATGACATGCTCCTCGAAAAGCCGATAGCCACCAGCGAGGCGGAAGTGAGGCAGCTCTATGCAGTCGCCAAAGAGTGCGGCAGCACAGTGATGATCTGCCATGTGCTCAGATATGCTCCATTTTACGCCAAGATACGCGAGAAAGTGGCGGCTGGTGAGATCGGGGACCTGGTCAGCGTGATGACCGCGGAGAACGTCAGCTACCACCATATGGCCACAGCATTCGTGCGCGGCAAGTGGAACCGGCTCGAATACGGCAGCACAATGCTTATGTCCAAATGCTGCCACGACCTGGACCTCATCACGTGGATGAAAAGCGGGATTCCACCAAAGGCGGTTGCAAGCTTCGGCAGCCTGATGCAGTTCAAACGCGAGAACGCGCCCGAGGGCTCAGGCGAGCGCTGCGTGGTGGACTGCAAGATCGAAAAGACCTGCCCATACTCAGCAAAGAAGAACTATATAGAGCAGGGTATCTGGGGATATTATGCCTGGCAGGATATAGAGGACCAGGAACAGACTCAAGAGAACCGGATGAAGTCTCTGGCTACGGACAATCCGCACGGACGCTGCGTATGGCGGTGTGATAACGACGTGGTCGATCACCAGAGCGTGGCGATAGAGTTTTCTGACGGCTCCACCGCGTCTCACAATATGACCGGCGGCACGTCCAAGCCATGCAGGTCCATGCATCTCATCGGCACAAAGGGTGAGATACAGGGAGTGCTGGAAGACGGATACTTTATAGTCCGCCATCCCGATGCCCGCAGAGGCCATGAGTGGTCAGAAGAGAGAGTCGAGACGAAAGTGACCAATGACGCTCATGGCGGCGGAGACCTGCGCCTTGTAGGCGACTTTGTGCGCACGCTCCTGGGTGAGCCCCGTTCGATCTCATGCACCAGCCTTGAGGACTCTATCTACGGCCATCTGATAGGTTTTGGTGCGGACCGGGCGAGAGTTGAGCGCAGGGTGGTTGACATAGTGAAGTAG